From a single Lolium rigidum isolate FL_2022 chromosome 7, APGP_CSIRO_Lrig_0.1, whole genome shotgun sequence genomic region:
- the LOC124676248 gene encoding uncharacterized protein LOC124676248, which yields MIDWAPLVVGVVLFVLLSPGLLLELPGTRRCVDFCSHRTTGKAITIHTLVFFTLFAVITLGFKLRIYTGA from the coding sequence ATGATTGACTGGGCCCCTCTGGTGGTTGGGGTGGTGTTGTTCGTTCTGCTCTCGCCGGGGTTGCTGCTCGAGCTGCCGGGGACGCGCCGATGCGTCGATTTCTGCAGCCACCGCACCACCGGCAAGGCCATCACCATCCACACCCTCGTCTTCTTCACCCTCTTCGCCGTCATCACCCTCGGGTTCAAACTGCGCATCTACACCGGTGCCTAG